Below is a genomic region from Prolixibacteraceae bacterium.
TCTGAAGCTGGATGTCCTGGGGTTGCTGACCCTGGTGCTTCAGTGGTACAGTTAGCTCATAAGAAAGGATATCGTGTAGTGCCATTGGTTGGTCCTTCTTCAATTTTGTTGGCAATGATGGCATCAGGTATGAATGGACAGAGTTTTGCGTTTAATGGGTATCTGCCAATGAAAAAGCCTGATAGAGTGAAGAAAATACTACACTTGGAGAAGCGTTCTTTTCAAGAACAACAATCTCAGGTTTTCATCGAGACCCCGTTTCGTAACGATACGATGTTTGATGATATTTTATCGACTTGTGCATCGAACACACATATATGTGTAGCATGTGATATTACACTTGAGAGTGAGTATATTAAAACAGCTACCGTGGCAGAGTGGAAGAAGAATAAACCATCTCTACATAAACGCCCTGCTATATTTATTATTCATAAGTTTTAATCATAAGGGATCATGAAGTTGTATGTTTTTTCGGATATTCATGGTGATAAAGCAGCATTAGACCATTTGGATGATGTCCTTTCGAATGAGAAAGAGAGTTTTCAAGTGGTTCTGTGTGGAGATTTGATGTATCATGGGCCACGAAATTCTTTGCCGACAGATTATGATCCTGCCTCGGTAGCTGAAATACTCAATAAATATGCATCGGTGATACATGCATGTCGTGGGAATTGTGATAGTGAGGTAGATCAAATGTTGTTATCATTTCCAATGATGGATGATTATCGTGAGTTTGAGTGGCATGATACTCTTTGTATTGCAACGCACGGTCATCTTGATCATGTAGATACCTCTAGTTATCGTTGGATTTTTACAGGTCACACACATGTTCCATTGTGTAAAATCCATAAAGGAACTTTTATGGTAAACCCTGGTTCTATCTCTATCCCAAAAGGGAAATATGGAGTCGGTACTTATGCGGTAATTCGAGATTTCAAGGTGGAATTACGCTCCTTAGATCATGAGTTATTGGAAACTTATGAATGGGGACAGTTTAGGCTCATGTAATAGGTGTGTTTTATTCGTAAGAAAATGGTTGTATTCATTTTCTTACGGGTCTTTATTGTTTGTTTAATTACTATATAGTACTCCTCGTTAAAAAGGTGTAATTATTAAATCCATTTCACCGTTTCTTCCTAAATATTTACCGAATATTACTAGATTTAAATCTTATATATCATTCTCAGAGAATGAAGGTAGCATTAATATTTGACGAAAATTATGGTTTTTTTTCTTGTTTGTTGTCATCTAGGGAGGTTTGGTTGTTTTTATTTTAATGAAAATAAAGAAGGTGCTTTACCTCAATTCTACCTTAAATATTTAGGCAGTATGTGTTTGTGTAATCAAAGCTAATATAAGAGATTGATTTTGGAGTGATTGTCTTAATGATTGATTATTCGTGGATGTGAGAATATACAAAAGATGGTCATATAGGAGGCCATCTTTTGTATATTGAGAATTGAATATTTAATTGATCTGGATTATACTAGTTTGTTTACTTCCATCCATAAGTACGGTGACCCCATTTTCAATATGTGCATGCTTGGTGAACTT
It encodes:
- a CDS encoding SAM-dependent methyltransferase codes for the protein MATLYMIPNTLGVTPVGGVIPLEVQEIIRSVKVFIVEDIRTTRRFLKRVDKAIDIDTLTFYVLDKRTKSREIEEMIQPLAKGENVGVISEAGCPGVADPGASVVQLAHKKGYRVVPLVGPSSILLAMMASGMNGQSFAFNGYLPMKKPDRVKKILHLEKRSFQEQQSQVFIETPFRNDTMFDDILSTCASNTHICVACDITLESEYIKTATVAEWKKNKPSLHKRPAIFIIHKF
- the yfcE gene encoding phosphodiesterase, with product MKLYVFSDIHGDKAALDHLDDVLSNEKESFQVVLCGDLMYHGPRNSLPTDYDPASVAEILNKYASVIHACRGNCDSEVDQMLLSFPMMDDYREFEWHDTLCIATHGHLDHVDTSSYRWIFTGHTHVPLCKIHKGTFMVNPGSISIPKGKYGVGTYAVIRDFKVELRSLDHELLETYEWGQFRLM